Proteins from one Corynebacterium epidermidicanis genomic window:
- a CDS encoding NfeD family protein, whose amino-acid sequence MEALIWFIAGLVFAGLELVGGEFSLLLIGTAALMTAGVALTGVPMWVQVAVFAVCAVANLMFVRPILHRHLHRKPALDTSVQALVGKAAEVLEPVSESGGLVRIDGEIWSAKSMLPTELFEEDDRVYVARIDGSTAIVWKDIS is encoded by the coding sequence GTGGAAGCACTCATCTGGTTCATAGCGGGGCTGGTCTTTGCTGGCCTTGAGCTGGTTGGCGGAGAGTTTTCGCTGTTGCTCATCGGAACCGCGGCACTCATGACCGCTGGCGTGGCCCTCACGGGCGTACCAATGTGGGTCCAAGTCGCGGTTTTTGCGGTGTGCGCGGTAGCCAACCTCATGTTCGTTCGTCCGATCCTGCATCGACATTTGCACCGAAAGCCTGCATTGGATACTTCCGTGCAGGCGCTCGTCGGTAAGGCAGCGGAGGTGTTGGAACCCGTGAGCGAAAGCGGTGGACTGGTGCGTATTGATGGCGAGATTTGGTCTGCTAAATCCATGCTTCCCACAGAGCTGTTCGAGGAAGATGATCGCGTCTATGTAGCCCGAATTGATGGCTCAACAGCCATCGTATGGAAGGACATTTCATGA
- a CDS encoding DUF3097 domain-containing protein, protein MNFRDPYAGDIFSGHSRKQRVEYPRVPAEPGLVVEVLVDGFVGAVTGFERTYDGDFVRLEDRYRTERLFKLVDGAFLVEGQRVSLTRYVPKQAPQRSNSGSRKVANVEAKVAAPSRIWVEGIHDAAIVEKVWGHDLRVEGVVVEYLEGLDNLPERLAEFQPGPGRRVGVLADHLVQGSKETRITETVGPHVLVTGHPYIDIWAAVKPERLGLKAWPEIPRGEDWKTGVCQRVGWSDPKEGWNRVFNAVTSFRDIDSTLIGAVEKLVDWVTVPELTKEDFR, encoded by the coding sequence ATGAATTTCCGTGACCCCTACGCCGGTGACATCTTTAGTGGACATTCTCGAAAACAGCGCGTGGAGTATCCCCGCGTTCCCGCTGAGCCGGGGCTTGTAGTCGAGGTCCTGGTAGATGGCTTCGTCGGCGCAGTCACGGGCTTCGAGCGCACTTACGATGGCGACTTCGTCCGGTTAGAGGACCGCTACCGCACAGAGCGCCTCTTCAAGCTTGTCGACGGCGCCTTCCTCGTCGAAGGGCAGCGAGTATCACTTACCCGATATGTGCCGAAACAGGCGCCACAGCGCTCAAACTCCGGCTCGCGCAAAGTAGCAAACGTGGAAGCCAAAGTAGCGGCCCCTTCACGGATCTGGGTGGAGGGCATTCACGACGCCGCAATCGTGGAGAAGGTGTGGGGCCATGACCTGCGCGTTGAGGGAGTCGTGGTGGAGTATCTGGAGGGACTCGACAACTTGCCAGAACGGCTGGCAGAGTTTCAACCGGGGCCAGGGCGCCGAGTCGGCGTTCTCGCTGATCACCTCGTGCAAGGCTCAAAAGAAACCCGAATTACCGAGACTGTCGGTCCGCATGTGCTAGTTACTGGGCATCCATACATCGACATTTGGGCTGCCGTGAAACCGGAACGGTTAGGACTAAAAGCCTGGCCGGAAATCCCGCGTGGCGAAGATTGGAAAACTGGCGTCTGCCAGCGAGTTGGCTGGTCGGATCCGAAAGAGGGATGGAACCGAGTATTCAATGCCGTGACCAGTTTTAGGGACATTGATTCCACATTGATCGGGGCCGTCGAAAAGCTCGTCGATTGGGTTACCGTTCCCGAGCTAACTAAAGAAGATTTCCGTTAA
- a CDS encoding ferrochelatase, whose translation MTVSASPFDALLVLSFGGPEGPDDVRPFLENVTAGRGIPPERLDEVGAHYFHFGGVSPLNALNREIIANLEQAIAERGWQLPIYFGNRNWHPFGTETAERIARDGHRKVAVFATSAWGGYSGCKQYNEDIAQLRAHLAEQGLPEVEFVKLRQFYDHPLFIKAFAEATRAAFDSLSSQQREHSRLVFTAHSIPTAADEASGLPADGPLYSSQVGEASRLVAAELGITDYDLVWQSRSGAPHIPWLEPDIVDHAHELHEAGVTTLIVCPIGFISDHIEVIWDLDSELQTAATADGQHVVRVGTPGPTAEFTSMVLSLIDEYAAGLRPGNYELAARLGTTPLRGCTRNGAPCAEGCCPTRPRR comes from the coding sequence ATGACTGTTTCCGCAAGCCCATTCGACGCACTGCTCGTGCTTTCCTTCGGCGGTCCTGAAGGTCCCGATGATGTCCGGCCCTTTCTAGAAAATGTAACCGCTGGTCGCGGAATACCCCCGGAGCGGCTCGACGAGGTGGGAGCTCACTATTTTCATTTCGGTGGGGTCAGCCCGCTCAACGCGCTAAACCGCGAGATCATTGCCAACCTGGAGCAAGCCATAGCTGAACGAGGATGGCAACTACCGATCTATTTCGGCAACCGCAACTGGCACCCATTTGGCACCGAAACAGCTGAGCGTATTGCGCGCGACGGGCATCGAAAGGTGGCCGTCTTTGCTACATCGGCGTGGGGTGGGTATTCAGGCTGTAAGCAGTACAACGAGGATATCGCCCAGCTCCGTGCTCATCTGGCAGAACAAGGGCTGCCAGAGGTGGAATTTGTGAAACTGCGACAGTTCTACGACCATCCGCTTTTCATCAAGGCCTTCGCTGAAGCAACTCGAGCTGCCTTCGATAGCCTTAGCTCGCAGCAGCGCGAGCATTCCCGACTGGTCTTTACTGCCCATTCCATTCCAACCGCCGCAGATGAAGCCTCTGGACTTCCTGCGGACGGCCCCCTCTATTCGAGCCAGGTCGGTGAGGCCAGCAGATTGGTGGCCGCCGAACTAGGCATCACCGATTACGACTTGGTCTGGCAATCTCGTTCTGGGGCACCTCACATCCCTTGGCTGGAGCCAGACATTGTCGACCATGCTCATGAGCTGCATGAAGCGGGCGTGACCACACTAATTGTCTGCCCAATTGGCTTCATCTCCGATCATATTGAGGTCATTTGGGACCTCGACTCCGAACTACAGACCGCTGCCACTGCGGATGGACAGCACGTGGTTCGGGTAGGCACGCCCGGTCCGACCGCGGAGTTTACTTCGATGGTGCTTAGCCTTATCGACGAATATGCGGCTGGTCTGCGCCCTGGAAACTATGAGCTGGCGGCTCGCCTCGGAACGACTCCATTGCGAGGTTGCACCCGTAACGGGGCTCCTTGCGCCGAGGGGTGTTGCCCCACCAGACCACGTCGATAA
- a CDS encoding DIP1281 family NlpC/P60 protein: MATQHTSTERRQRTRSIIAAATAVASFSTLSSVALPAAHAQPAGAPQAPNNPTDGELNAAQQDVLTSSESVSKLALELTQAQSELAQLESLMGGLREAVNKAIVDLQAAQAEADNARSEVDKAKSELDTNQREIDDAQQKLNEISRTAYRQGAANNAVAGAAGTANTADALARQSYLRLNAQKQRATIEEIDRLRAESANKESTLREARIVAEAREQDAKTAEGAAQQAVRSNAAALQEQSAKHAELKTKQVAAQVKLDAAKNTSSRLQQERKEYQDFLKAEQERKEAERRAAEAAAAKAKAEAEARARAEAEAEAKRQAEAAAAAERAEKQRQAEQARAAAAEAAAEAAKQAQEASAREQARKEAAQAAAAAATALGAATAAGAAANGAAAAGTAESAANGASEVADTVSNGIFAAEDYLVLQDEQAAATAVAAAAKSGAATAQASTAKVTGDRAEMIEAVIARAQSQIGMPYAWGGGNASGPTRGIRDGGVADSYGDYNKIGFDCSGLTLYAFAAAGISLPHYTGYQYNQGQKIDPSNMQRGDLIFWGPNAEHHVAIYLGNGQMIEAPQSGSTVQISPVRWAGMSPYAVRLI, translated from the coding sequence GTGGCAACGCAACACACGTCGACCGAGCGTCGACAGCGCACCCGCAGCATCATCGCGGCAGCAACCGCTGTCGCCTCTTTTTCTACCCTGTCGAGCGTCGCGCTTCCGGCAGCTCACGCCCAACCGGCAGGTGCACCGCAAGCTCCAAACAACCCCACTGATGGCGAATTGAACGCCGCACAGCAAGATGTGCTGACGAGCTCCGAAAGCGTCTCCAAGTTGGCGCTTGAACTAACCCAGGCGCAATCCGAGCTTGCTCAGCTGGAATCCCTGATGGGTGGGTTGCGTGAAGCCGTTAACAAGGCGATCGTCGATTTGCAGGCAGCGCAGGCCGAGGCAGACAATGCTCGTTCTGAGGTTGACAAGGCAAAGTCCGAGCTCGACACAAACCAACGCGAAATTGACGACGCTCAGCAAAAACTGAACGAGATTTCTCGGACAGCATACCGCCAGGGTGCAGCAAACAACGCGGTGGCAGGCGCTGCGGGCACCGCAAACACCGCGGATGCGCTAGCTCGGCAAAGCTACCTGCGGCTTAATGCCCAGAAGCAACGTGCCACCATCGAGGAGATTGATCGGCTGCGCGCGGAATCCGCCAACAAGGAATCCACGTTGCGGGAAGCTCGTATCGTTGCGGAAGCACGCGAACAGGACGCAAAAACTGCGGAGGGAGCTGCGCAACAAGCTGTCCGTAGCAATGCCGCTGCCCTGCAAGAGCAGTCAGCGAAGCATGCTGAACTGAAAACCAAGCAAGTCGCAGCCCAGGTGAAACTCGACGCCGCAAAGAACACGTCCTCGCGCTTGCAACAAGAACGCAAGGAATACCAGGACTTCCTCAAAGCGGAGCAGGAGCGAAAAGAGGCCGAGCGGCGCGCCGCCGAAGCAGCCGCTGCGAAGGCCAAGGCCGAGGCGGAAGCCCGAGCTCGCGCAGAAGCAGAGGCAGAAGCAAAGCGTCAAGCCGAAGCAGCCGCCGCTGCCGAACGCGCCGAGAAGCAACGCCAGGCAGAACAAGCACGCGCTGCCGCAGCCGAGGCTGCTGCTGAAGCAGCAAAGCAGGCGCAAGAAGCCTCAGCTCGGGAACAAGCTCGCAAAGAAGCTGCTCAAGCAGCGGCAGCTGCCGCAACCGCCCTCGGCGCAGCTACTGCGGCCGGGGCAGCTGCTAATGGTGCTGCCGCAGCAGGCACTGCCGAAAGTGCTGCTAATGGTGCTTCTGAAGTAGCTGACACAGTGAGCAACGGAATCTTCGCTGCAGAAGACTATTTGGTGCTACAAGATGAGCAGGCTGCTGCGACTGCAGTGGCTGCAGCCGCTAAGTCCGGAGCTGCTACTGCTCAGGCGTCTACCGCCAAGGTCACTGGCGATCGCGCCGAGATGATTGAAGCCGTCATCGCACGCGCGCAATCCCAGATTGGCATGCCCTATGCCTGGGGTGGCGGTAATGCTAGTGGCCCTACTCGCGGCATCCGGGATGGCGGCGTGGCCGATAGCTACGGCGACTACAACAAGATCGGTTTCGACTGCTCGGGACTGACGCTGTACGCCTTTGCTGCCGCCGGTATTTCGCTGCCACACTACACCGGCTACCAGTACAACCAAGGTCAAAAGATCGACCCAAGCAATATGCAGCGAGGCGATCTCATTTTCTGGGGACCAAACGCCGAGCATCACGTCGCGATTTATTTGGGAAATGGCCAAATGATCGAAGCTCCGCAATCCGGCTCCACGGTGCAAATCAGCCCGGTGCGCTGGGCGGGCATGAGTCCTTATGCGGTTCGCCTCATTTAG
- a CDS encoding Rv1476 family membrane protein, giving the protein MIPADVDVDTLRAELAVDNVAINDLGRQYPQMEAELIDVSRHAADSGFGKTGIVILDETPKMPTDVRDIAQELLNTTDYSAIIVRTPATGSVVSRNHSRAVLESAQWHFLDDPSFSRGARTMIDMVNETSYSWAGINLIIAAIVLLAIAAVIFSFMQGRPEATQTGGRHLRPSR; this is encoded by the coding sequence ATGATCCCTGCAGATGTTGACGTCGACACGCTTCGGGCGGAACTTGCCGTCGATAATGTGGCGATCAATGATCTTGGTCGCCAATACCCCCAAATGGAAGCCGAGCTAATCGACGTCAGTCGGCACGCTGCGGATTCAGGATTTGGGAAAACGGGGATTGTGATCTTAGACGAGACTCCGAAGATGCCGACGGATGTGCGAGACATCGCGCAGGAGTTGCTTAACACTACGGACTATTCAGCCATCATTGTTCGCACTCCAGCCACGGGCTCCGTGGTGAGTCGGAACCATTCCAGGGCCGTATTGGAATCAGCGCAATGGCACTTCCTTGACGATCCAAGCTTTTCACGTGGCGCCCGCACCATGATCGACATGGTCAATGAGACGTCCTATTCCTGGGCGGGCATCAATCTCATCATCGCGGCGATAGTTCTGTTGGCTATAGCGGCTGTGATCTTTTCGTTTATGCAGGGGCGCCCGGAGGCGACCCAAACAGGCGGCCGTCATTTGCGCCCGTCCAGGTAG
- the acnA gene encoding aconitate hydratase AcnA, whose protein sequence is MTTSKNSFGAKQTLTVGDKSYDYFALNAVEGMDKLPYSLKVLGENLLRTEDGANITEEHIKAIANWDASAEPSIEIQFTPARVLMQDFTGVPCVVDLATMREAVKTLGGDPDKVNPLNPAEMVIDHSVIVEAFASREALKTNVAIEYERNEERYQFLRWGSKAFSNFRVVPPGTGIVHQVNIENLARVVFDNEGLAYPDTCIGTDSHTTMENGLGILGWGVGGIEAEAAMLGQPVSMLIPRVVGFKLTGEIPVGVTATDVVLTITQMLREHGVVQKFVEFYGSGVKAVPLANRATIGNMSPEFGSTCAMFPIDEETTKYMRLTGRSEEQVALVEAYAKAQGMWLDADTPEAEYSEYLELDLSTVVPSIAGPKRPQDRILLSEAKDQFRKDLPTYTTDEVCFDESEPAKRMEAEGDVNSGTNQVTDLNVSQAGNGESAALGRLGRPSNPITVTSPKGGEYTLDHGMVAIASITSCTNTSNPSVMIGAGLIARKAAEKGLKSKPWVKTICAPGSQVVDGYYKRADLWKDLEALGFYLSGFGCTTCIGNSGPLPDEVSKAINENDLAATAVLSGNRNFEGRISPDVKMNYLASPIMVIAYAIAGTMDFDFETQPLGQDQDGNDVFLKDIWPSTEEIEATIEQAISRELYEADYADVFKGDEQWQNLPTPEGKTFEWDEKSTYIRKAPYFDGMELEPAPVTDIKGARVLAKLGDSVTTDHISPASSIKPGTPAAQYLDENGVERKDYNSLGSRRGNHEVMMRGTFANIRLQNQLVDIAGGYTRDFTKGGEQAFIFDACQNYKAAGIPLVVLAGKEYGTGSSRDWAAKGTNLLGVKAVITESFERIHRSNLIGMGVIPLQFPAGESHESLGLDGTETFDIEGIEELNNGVTPKTVHVTATKESGDKVEFDAVVRIDTPGEADYYRNGGILQYVLRNMIKA, encoded by the coding sequence GTGACGACAAGCAAGAACTCCTTTGGTGCCAAGCAGACTTTGACTGTTGGCGATAAGTCCTACGACTACTTCGCACTCAACGCAGTCGAAGGCATGGACAAGCTGCCATACTCGCTCAAGGTCCTCGGTGAAAACCTGTTGCGTACCGAAGACGGCGCCAACATTACTGAAGAACACATCAAGGCAATCGCGAACTGGGATGCATCGGCCGAGCCAAGCATCGAGATCCAGTTCACCCCTGCACGTGTCCTCATGCAGGACTTCACCGGCGTTCCTTGTGTAGTCGACCTGGCTACCATGCGCGAGGCTGTGAAGACCTTGGGTGGCGACCCAGACAAGGTTAACCCGCTCAACCCTGCCGAGATGGTTATTGACCACTCCGTCATCGTCGAGGCATTTGCCTCCCGTGAGGCACTGAAGACCAACGTTGCTATCGAATACGAGCGCAACGAAGAGCGTTACCAGTTCCTGCGTTGGGGCTCTAAGGCCTTCTCGAACTTCCGCGTTGTTCCTCCAGGAACCGGCATCGTCCACCAGGTCAACATTGAGAACCTGGCTCGCGTCGTATTCGATAACGAGGGTCTGGCATACCCAGACACTTGTATCGGTACTGACTCCCACACCACCATGGAAAACGGCCTCGGCATCCTCGGCTGGGGCGTTGGCGGCATCGAAGCTGAGGCTGCAATGCTTGGCCAGCCAGTATCCATGCTGATCCCTCGCGTCGTCGGCTTCAAGCTGACCGGCGAGATCCCTGTAGGCGTTACCGCTACCGACGTCGTCTTGACCATCACCCAGATGCTGCGTGAGCACGGCGTAGTGCAGAAGTTCGTCGAGTTCTATGGCTCCGGCGTGAAGGCTGTGCCACTGGCTAACCGCGCAACCATCGGCAACATGTCCCCAGAATTCGGCTCCACCTGTGCCATGTTCCCAATCGACGAAGAGACCACCAAGTACATGCGTCTCACCGGTCGCTCCGAGGAGCAGGTCGCTCTCGTCGAGGCTTACGCAAAGGCTCAGGGCATGTGGCTCGATGCGGACACCCCGGAAGCTGAGTACTCTGAGTACCTCGAGCTGGACCTGTCCACCGTCGTACCATCCATCGCTGGTCCGAAGCGTCCGCAGGACCGTATCCTGCTCTCCGAGGCAAAGGATCAGTTCCGTAAGGACCTGCCAACCTACACCACCGACGAGGTGTGCTTCGACGAGTCCGAGCCAGCAAAGCGCATGGAAGCTGAAGGCGACGTTAACAGCGGAACTAACCAGGTCACCGACCTCAACGTCTCCCAGGCCGGCAACGGTGAATCTGCTGCTCTCGGTCGTCTTGGTCGCCCATCCAACCCAATTACCGTGACTTCCCCGAAGGGTGGCGAATACACCCTCGACCACGGCATGGTTGCAATCGCTTCCATCACCTCTTGCACCAACACCTCTAACCCATCCGTGATGATCGGCGCTGGCCTGATCGCACGTAAGGCAGCAGAAAAGGGCCTGAAGTCCAAGCCTTGGGTCAAGACCATCTGTGCTCCAGGTTCCCAGGTTGTCGACGGCTACTACAAGCGCGCTGATCTCTGGAAGGACCTCGAGGCTCTCGGCTTCTACCTCTCCGGCTTTGGCTGCACCACCTGTATCGGTAACTCTGGCCCACTGCCAGACGAGGTTTCCAAGGCCATCAACGAAAATGACCTGGCAGCCACCGCAGTTCTCTCCGGTAACCGTAACTTCGAAGGCCGCATCTCCCCTGACGTAAAGATGAACTACTTGGCTTCGCCAATCATGGTCATCGCTTACGCTATCGCCGGCACCATGGACTTCGACTTCGAGACCCAGCCACTGGGTCAGGACCAGGACGGCAACGACGTCTTCCTGAAGGACATCTGGCCATCCACCGAGGAAATCGAAGCCACCATCGAGCAGGCTATCTCCCGCGAGCTCTACGAAGCTGACTACGCAGACGTCTTCAAGGGCGACGAGCAGTGGCAGAACCTCCCAACCCCAGAGGGCAAGACCTTCGAGTGGGATGAGAAGTCCACCTACATCCGCAAGGCTCCTTACTTCGACGGCATGGAGCTCGAGCCAGCCCCCGTCACCGACATCAAGGGCGCCCGCGTTCTGGCCAAGCTGGGCGACTCGGTCACCACCGACCACATCTCCCCTGCGTCCTCCATCAAGCCAGGCACCCCAGCGGCTCAGTACCTGGACGAAAACGGTGTTGAGCGCAAGGACTACAACTCCCTCGGTTCCCGTCGTGGTAACCACGAGGTCATGATGCGTGGCACCTTCGCCAACATCCGCCTCCAGAATCAGCTGGTAGACATCGCCGGTGGCTACACCCGTGACTTCACCAAGGGCGGCGAGCAGGCCTTCATCTTCGATGCTTGCCAGAACTACAAGGCAGCCGGTATCCCACTGGTTGTTCTTGCTGGTAAGGAATACGGCACCGGTTCTTCCCGTGACTGGGCCGCAAAGGGCACCAACCTGCTCGGCGTCAAGGCTGTTATCACCGAGTCCTTCGAGCGTATCCACCGCTCGAATCTCATCGGCATGGGCGTTATCCCACTTCAGTTCCCAGCCGGCGAGTCCCACGAGTCTCTGGGGCTGGACGGGACCGAGACCTTCGATATCGAAGGCATCGAGGAACTGAACAACGGTGTTACCCCTAAGACGGTTCACGTCACCGCTACCAAGGAGTCCGGCGACAAGGTTGAATTCGACGCCGTTGTCCGCATCGACACCCCGGGTGAAGCTGACTACTACCGCAACGGTGGCATCCTGCAGTACGTGCTGCGCAACATGATCAAGGCTTAA
- a CDS encoding TetR/AcrR family transcriptional regulator produces the protein MPKVSSADLAERRADILEGARKAFAEHGYEGATVRKLETATGKSRGAIFHHFGDKENLFLALAREDAARMAETVSTEGLVEVMRQMLRTPQRYDWLATRLEIARLLRTDENFRARWHKEQAVLDKAVRDRLEANAQAGRMRTDVDVDTLHAYLEIVLDGFISRLASGAATDNLDRVLDVVESTVRNHSTT, from the coding sequence ATGCCAAAAGTCAGCTCCGCGGACCTCGCAGAACGGCGCGCCGACATCCTCGAAGGAGCCCGCAAAGCTTTCGCCGAACATGGTTACGAAGGCGCAACCGTGCGAAAATTGGAAACTGCCACCGGTAAATCGCGAGGCGCAATCTTTCACCACTTTGGCGACAAAGAAAACCTCTTCCTTGCACTAGCCCGCGAGGATGCAGCCCGCATGGCCGAAACGGTATCCACCGAGGGCCTTGTCGAAGTAATGCGCCAAATGCTGCGAACTCCACAGCGCTATGACTGGCTGGCAACCAGGCTGGAAATCGCTCGCTTACTGCGCACCGATGAGAACTTCCGTGCCCGCTGGCATAAGGAACAAGCGGTCCTCGACAAGGCTGTGCGGGATCGGCTCGAAGCAAATGCCCAAGCAGGGCGCATGCGTACCGACGTGGACGTCGATACGCTGCACGCTTACCTCGAAATTGTCTTGGATGGTTTCATCTCGCGACTGGCATCGGGGGCAGCCACCGATAATCTCGATCGGGTTTTGGATGTGGTTGAGTCCACTGTGCGCAACCATTCGACTACCTAA
- a CDS encoding glutamine amidotransferase, with translation MQKFLLVSARPGAAQQAAEYRDFLVNTGLNRAQLDHVCLDSETSMMPELDNYAGILLGGSPFNVTTENPSDVQLHVESELLKAAKSATPALFVCFGNSLLGKHCGGRVEKKFAEEAGITWVELTSAARQDPLLRGLPLRFSSLTGHTESVVELPTGATLLATGPSCPVQMFRLSDDVWSCQFHADMDIEAMLIRMEFYRDNGYFDPEEFEAVAAAVRLVETRFANQILQNFVTYCRQRSSKLLLASA, from the coding sequence ATGCAAAAATTTCTGCTTGTCTCAGCTCGGCCGGGAGCCGCTCAACAAGCTGCGGAGTATCGCGACTTTCTAGTTAACACGGGACTGAACCGCGCGCAGCTTGACCACGTCTGTCTGGACAGCGAGACCAGCATGATGCCTGAGTTAGACAACTACGCCGGAATTTTGCTTGGCGGTAGCCCTTTTAACGTCACCACCGAAAATCCCAGTGATGTTCAACTCCATGTCGAATCCGAGCTGTTGAAGGCCGCGAAGTCTGCTACCCCAGCGCTGTTTGTTTGTTTCGGCAATAGTCTGCTCGGTAAGCACTGCGGTGGGCGCGTCGAAAAGAAGTTCGCCGAGGAAGCAGGGATTACTTGGGTGGAACTGACATCCGCTGCGCGTCAGGATCCCCTGCTCCGTGGGCTACCTCTGCGCTTTAGTTCGTTGACCGGCCACACGGAATCAGTTGTTGAGCTCCCCACGGGAGCGACCTTGCTGGCGACCGGCCCCAGCTGCCCGGTGCAGATGTTTCGGCTCAGCGACGACGTTTGGTCCTGCCAGTTCCATGCCGACATGGATATCGAAGCCATGCTCATCCGCATGGAATTCTACCGGGACAATGGCTATTTTGACCCGGAGGAGTTCGAAGCCGTGGCCGCTGCAGTCCGGTTGGTGGAGACCCGCTTCGCCAACCAGATCCTGCAGAACTTCGTCACATATTGTCGGCAGCGCAGCAGCAAGCTACTTCTTGCGTCCGCATAA